One Deltaproteobacteria bacterium genomic window carries:
- a CDS encoding metallophosphoesterase: MRLSRRRFLQLCGVSALFGPSLSLSGCSDSTDEGVVPTSAEGSAMAPPRPAQFIRLNDLGSAPNAEGAIGTAGQLISFGQISDTHITLDDFSVTGNLALESLLDSFGDNIGFGGLDRPQPQERYDVDVLQAIVKTMNAVVPPLDLIVHTGDAIDAGVMTELVSFLGEINQSGLPWLQAIGNHDRLALGNIRPSLAENLSSLDFVDTGQFIREHFFRHHVPTELMFGSMAMGFDFGPGFNGDPNSVKGFYAFSPVAPVRDVSNVLVQPGVRFYVLESTLDAGSAEGGVSDEQISWLAGQLDQHTDSLAIVISHHRLNDLTIGRDDLVGVLFDHPQVIAVLSGHDHTHRIRAFPVSGEPHRGFWQIQTSSLIDFPQQARILEVINNADGTGIIRTFVFNQQATGQLGENARASYESSIDDPFNGEGAAEDRDVELLFQFPQMT, translated from the coding sequence ATGCGCCTTAGCAGACGCCGATTCTTGCAGCTATGCGGTGTGAGCGCGCTATTCGGCCCCAGCCTGAGCCTTTCCGGGTGCAGCGACTCGACGGATGAAGGCGTTGTTCCCACGTCTGCAGAGGGCTCGGCCATGGCCCCGCCACGGCCTGCTCAGTTTATACGATTGAACGATCTGGGCTCGGCTCCCAATGCGGAAGGCGCAATAGGGACCGCGGGGCAATTGATCTCCTTCGGACAGATTTCGGATACGCACATCACGCTGGATGATTTTAGTGTGACAGGCAACCTGGCCCTTGAATCCCTGTTGGATTCGTTCGGAGACAATATCGGTTTCGGAGGTCTGGATCGGCCTCAACCTCAGGAGCGTTATGACGTAGACGTACTCCAGGCCATCGTAAAAACCATGAACGCAGTCGTTCCTCCATTGGACCTCATTGTGCATACCGGTGATGCGATCGATGCGGGGGTCATGACCGAGTTGGTCTCGTTTCTCGGCGAAATCAATCAGTCCGGGCTGCCCTGGCTCCAGGCCATCGGTAATCATGATCGACTGGCCTTGGGAAACATAAGGCCAAGCTTGGCGGAGAACCTCTCGAGTCTGGATTTTGTGGACACGGGTCAATTCATCCGGGAACATTTTTTCAGACATCATGTACCCACGGAGTTGATGTTTGGTTCTATGGCCATGGGTTTTGATTTTGGCCCCGGTTTTAACGGAGACCCCAACAGCGTGAAGGGGTTTTACGCATTCAGCCCTGTGGCGCCTGTGCGTGACGTGTCGAACGTATTGGTTCAGCCCGGTGTGAGGTTTTATGTTCTCGAGAGCACCCTGGACGCGGGAAGCGCCGAAGGCGGGGTGAGCGACGAACAGATCTCGTGGCTGGCAGGCCAGTTGGACCAACACACCGATTCTTTGGCCATCGTAATCAGCCACCACCGTTTGAACGACCTCACGATCGGCCGTGACGACCTGGTGGGCGTCCTGTTTGACCATCCTCAGGTTATCGCGGTACTCAGTGGCCACGATCATACGCACCGAATCCGGGCTTTTCCCGTGAGCGGGGAGCCACACCGCGGATTCTGGCAGATTCAGACGTCATCGCTGATTGATTTTCCTCAGCAAGCCCGCATACTTGAAGTGATTAACAACGCGGACGGGACCGGCATCATCCGCACGTTCGTATTCAATCAGCAGGCGACGGGTCAACTCGGCGAAAATGCCCGAGCCTCTTACGAATCCTCGATCGATGATCCTTTCAATGGAGAAGGGGCGGCGGAAGACCGCGACGTGGAGCTTTTGTTTCAGTTCCCCCAGATGACTTGA